Below is a genomic region from Bacillus mycoides.
TATCCATCTTTTCAATATGGGAACCTCCTTTATAATGCTGTTGTAACACATTGTACAAGAAAAGTAAGCGAAACGCCAGTTTACAATGTTTTTTAGAAGTGGTACGATGAAACGGGTAAAGAAGGATATGAAGGAGTCGACACAAAATGAAGTTAAAGATGCATCGTCCAGCGCTTGTAATGAATCGCATAGGTGCTTCCCTTATTGACATGTTTTTAATCTCGGTTACGTACGGTGCAGTAGTAGCTATTATTACAGGAAACTATAGTGCTATTTTTAATCGTTTTAATATAAGTTTAGGTGACTATAGATATGACCTTACACTTGTTTTCGTATTAATGGCTATAAATTTTATTCTGTTACCTTTTCTTTGGAACGGTTCTACACTTGGTAAAAAGGTAACAAGAACAAAAATAATCTCGTTAACAAGTGAAAAACTAACGTTACAAACATTAATAATACGATTTTTGGTATTATTATTACCAAGCATATTATTACTTGGAGTTCCATTAATATGCAATGTATATATGATGTTATTCCGCAAAGATAATTGTGGCTTCCATGATTTAATTGCAAAGACAAAAGTGATGAGTCTTGTATAATTAATATTTAGAGTATACGTGCTACTAATGAAATAAGACTTTTTATTGTTTGTATATAAAAAGTCTTATTTTTAATTTCATGAAAAATTCCATAAATGGAATTGATATAGGGCGGATATTTCCTATATAATACCCTCCATATTATTGATGGATGTTTAAAGAAGCTGTAGCTAATTCAAACATCCTATTTTCGTTTTGAATAGATTGAAAATTGAGAGAATGATATAATGGGTATAAATAATATCGTTATATAACAAAGGGGGATTTGGAATGACTGGAGGTAGCTTAATATTTTGGGGAATTCTTATTTTTATTGGTTTAACCTTCGATCAATATAATAGTAAGAAAAAAAAAGAAATAAAAAAGTAATCGCTTACAAGCTGTAGCGTGAACTTTTCCTGCTTGCAGACTAATCTAATAAAGGAGTATACTGAATGACGGTAAGACTTATAGAAGGGGTAATGAAAATGAAGCTTGCAGGAAAGGTTGCCATTGTAACTGGTGGTGGCATCGGTATTGGACGTAGTACAGCTCTTTTGTTGGCTAAGCAAGGCGCAAAAGTAATTGTGACGGACATTGATCAAGAAAGTGGACAAGCAACAGCCGAGGAAATTACGGATTTAGGCGGAGAAGCACTTTTTGTATCCTACGATATGGGGAAACAAGGAGATTGGCAACGTGTTATTAGTTTTGCTATGGAGGCATATAGTCGTATTGATATGCTTTTTCAAAATGCTGGTCTATATAAAATAGATTCTATTTTTTCTCGCCAACAAGAGAACGATTCCAATGTACTTTGTATTAATGACGTTTGGATAGAGATAAAACAATTAACGTCATCTTTTATGAAACAGCAAGAAGAAGTGGTGCTTAGTGATTTACCTGTTTTTGGTATTATTAGCACGAGAGGACAATCATTTCATACAATAGAAGCCCTAGTATAATAATGGAAAACCGCCCCCAGTATATATGTGGACGGTTTTTTTGTATGTTCTATTATAGAACTTTATTTTTTAACGAATACGTTGTTCGGTTTGGCTATCAAAGAAATGTGCTTTATTCATATCAAAAGCAAGTTTAATTTGGTCACCAGGTGAAAAAGTATGTCTTGCATCAACACGTGCTGCAAAATCTTGATTTCCAAGTTTCATATATAAAATGGATTCAGCCCCTAACAACTCTGCAACTTCAATTTTTGTTGTGAAAGTAGTAGATTGTGAAGCTTCTAAAAATAATAGTTCATCATGAATATCTTCAGGACGAATACCTAAAACAATTTCTTTATTTACATAGCCTTGTTCGCGTAATAACTTCATTTTTCCTTCAGATACTTTAAACTTTAGTGAACTGTCTATAACGAAATCGGTTTCAGTTAATTTTCCATGGAAGAAATTCATTGCGGGTGAACCGATAAAACCACCAACGAAAATATTTTCAGGTGTTTCATATACTTCTTTTGGAGTTCCAATTTGTTGGATTTTGCCGTCTTTCATAACAACAAGGCGTGAAGCCATTGTCATTGCCTCAGTTTGATCATGTGTTACATAAATTGTCGTTGTGCCAAGGCGGTGGTGTAATTTAGAAATTTCTGATCGCATTGCAACACGTAGTTTAGCGTCTAAGTTTGATAATGGTTCATCCATTAAGAAGACTTTTGCGTCTCGAACAATTGCTCTACCTAATGCAACACGTTGACGTTGTCCACCTGATAAAGCTTTCGGTTTTCTATCTAAATATTGTTCAAGCCCTAAAATTTGAGCTGCATGTTTCACTCGACGGTCGATTTCATCTTTCGGTATTTTTCGAAGTTTTAATCCAAATGCCATATTATCATACACACTCATATGTGGATAAAGAGCGTAGTTTTGGAAGACCATTGCGATATCTCGATCTTTTGGAGGAACATCGTTCATTAGCTTACCATCAATTGAAAATTCTCCTTTTGAAATATCTTCAAGTCCAGCTACCATTCGTAGTGTTGTAGATTTTCCGCATCCAGAAGGACCAACGAATACGATAAATTCTTTATCTTGAATGTGTAAGTTAAAATCTGTTACGGCTGTTACGTTATTATCATATATTTTATAAATATTTTCTAATTTAAGTTCTGCCATGATATTTCCCCCTAGAAAGTTTATGCAAACGTTTTCTTTGGATTTATTATAAACGAATAGATTCAAAAAAGAAATAAAAACACTATAAAAAAATAAAACGTTTTCATTATCCCTATGAATATATAATAAGTTCCACATGTTTTATTAGAAAAAGAAAATAAATATTGTAAGCGCTATTTTAAATTTGGATAGAATCTGTTATCATTCAGTAATGAAAACGTTTGCGCCTTAAAAAAAGAAAAAAGAATCAATAGTATAGATGAAATGGGGTAGCATAATGGGAAAACAATGGTGGAAAGAAAGTGTAGTATATCAAATTTATCCTCGTAGTTTTATGGATAGTAATGGTGATGGTATAGGTGATCTTCGTGGTATTCTTGCGAAGCTAGACTACTTAAAAGAATTAGGTATTGATGTAATTTGGTTATCACCAGTCTATGAATCTCCAAACGATGATAATGGTTACGATATAAGTGATTATTGTAAAATTATGAACGAGTTCGGAACAATGGAAGATTGGGATGAACTATTACATGAAATGCATAAACGTAATATGAAACTTATGATGGACTTAGTTGTTAATCATACTTCAGATGAACATAATTGGTTTATTGAATCATGTAAATCGAAAGATAATAAATATAGAGACTATTATATATGGCGCCCTGGAAAAGAAGGGAAAGAGCCGAATAACTGGGGAGCAGCATTTAGTGGATCTGCATGGCAATATGATGAAATGACAGATGAATATTATTTGCATCTGTTTTCTAAAAAACAGCCAGATTTAAACTGGGATAATGAAAAGGTAAGACAAGATGTTTATGACATGATGAAGTTTTGGTTAGAAAAAGGAATTGATGGGTTCCGTATGGATGTTATTAATTTTATTTCTAAAGAAGATGGCTTACCATCTGTTGAAACGGATGAAGAAGGATATGTTTCAGGGCATAAACATTTTATGAACGGTCCGAATATTCATAAGTATTTGCATGAAATGAATGAAGACGTATTGTCTCAGTATGACATTATGACGGTTGGGGAAATGCCTGGTGTAACGACAGAAGAGGCTAAATTGTATACAGGGGAAGCTAGAAAAGAACTGCAAATGGTATTCCAATTTGAACATATGGATTTAGATTCTGGAGAAGGCGGGAAATGGGATGTAAAACCATGCTCACTTCTTACTTTGAAACAAAATTTAACAAAGTGGCAAAAAGCATTAGAACAAACAGGATGGAATAGCCTTTATTGGAATAACCATGACCAGCCTCGCGTTGTATCTCGTTTTGGTAATGATGGAGCTTATCATACTGAATCAGCAAAAATGTTAGCGACAGTACTTCATATGATGAAAGGGACACCATATATTTATCAAGGAGAAGAAATCGGAATGACCAATGTTCGATTTGAATCAATTGATGAATACCGAGATATTGAAACACTAAATATGTATAAAGAAAAAGTTATAGAGCGCGGCGAAGATATAGATAAAGTGATGCAGTCTATATATATAAAGGGCCGAGATAATGCTAGAACTCCGATGCAGTGGGATGATAGAGAACATGCTGGATTCACAACGGGTGAGCCTTGGATTGCGGTAAATCCTAACTACAAAGAGATTAATGTGAAACAGGCAATCCAAGATGAAGAATCAATTTTTTATTACTATAAAAAATTGATTGAATTACGTAAAAACAATGAAATAGTTGTGTATGGAACATATGATTTAATATTAGAAAATAACCCTTCTATTTTTGCTTATGTAAGAACATATGGAGAAGAAAAGCTTCTGGTGATTGCAAACTTTACTGCAGATGAATGTGTATTTGAATTGCCTGAGGACATTATTTATAGTGAAGCAGAGTTATTAATACACAATTATGATGTAGAAAATGTATTGATAGAAAACATTACATTACGACCGTATGAAGCAATGGTATTTAAATTGAAATAAGAAAAGCCTTATGCCACCCTGGCATAAGGCTTTTACTATTACCATTTTAAAATAGAGAATCCATACGGTGGAAGTGTAACTTGTAATACACTTGCTTCCGCTGAAAATTCTTCGTTTGTATAAATGTTAATTATTTTCTTCCTGGTAATATGAAGAGGGAGTGAAGTTGTAACTTCACTGTTAGTAGGATTTAAAACGAAAAAGATAGTTTCATCTTCATATGTTTTTGTATAAGAAATATAATTATGTTCATCATTTGCCTCAATGAATTGAAAAGTACCATTTCCTCCAAATGCTTTATGTTGTTTCCGTAATGAAATTAATGTTTGTATATGTGTAAATAAAAGAGTATCTTGTTCTTTTTCATCCCATATCATACATTTGCGGCAGTCAGGATCCATTCTACCATCCATACCGATTTCATCGCCGTAATAAATACAAGGAGAACCGATGAAAGAAAGGTGAAATACATAGAGTAACTTTAACTTATTTTTATCCCCGTTACATGTTGCTAAAATTCTAGGTGTGTCATGACTGTCTAATAAATGAAATGCCGCTTCATTTACATTCATAGAGTAGGAATGTAGAGAATCGGTAATTTGTTTCATAAATTCACTTGCATGAATGGATTCGTTAGCAAAGTAAGAAAGTAGAGCGTTTGTAACAGGATAGCTCATTACAGCATCAAATTGGTCACCTTGTAGCCATGGGAGTGCATCGTGCCAAATTTCACCTAAAATATATACTTCAGGATTTAATGCTTTTATTTCACTTCGGAATTCTCTCCAAAAACTGTGATCGACTTCATTTGCTACATCAAGGCGCCAACCGTCTATATTGAATTCTCTTACCCAATAACGCCCTACTTCAAGTAAATATTCTTTTACATCTGGGTGTGCTGTATTTAATTTAGGCATATACGGTGTAAATGCGAAAGTATCATAATTGGGAAGTGGCTCGGTTATAATTGGAAATTCATGAATATGGAACCAATCTTTATAGGCGGAATTTTCACCTTGTTCCAGCACGTCTTGAAATTTATCAAAGAAGTACCCGCTATGATTAAAAACAGCGTCGAGCATTACTTTTATACCATGTTTATGACACTCCTGAACGAGTTCTTTGAAAGTTTCTTTCGTCCCAAATTGTGGATCGATTTCCATGTAATCAATTGTGTCATATTTATGATTCGAATGAGCTTTGAAAATAGGAGTGAAATATATTCCGGAAATTCCAAGCTTCACAAGGTAATCAAGGTTTTGAATAATACCAGCAAAATCTCCGCCGAAAAAATTAGTTGGAGTTGGTTCGGTACTTCCCCAAGGGAGGGTGTTTGCTGGATTTAATGTGTTATCCCCGTTAGCGAATCGTTCCGGGAAAATTTGATACCATACTGTGTCTTTAATCCAGGATGGTGCCCTGAAAACGTCTTTTGCATGAACAAATGGAAAGCAGAAAAAGTTACCGACATCGTCATTTGGGATATTAGAAAAAAATCCTCGTTCTGTATAAATAAAAGTTTCTACGTCGTTTTTTAATTCGAATCCATAACGTAAGCGTTTAAATTTTGGTTTGATTGAAACGGACCAATAATCAAATAACTCAGTAGATCCAGTTTTTTTCATCGGTGTACTCGCTGTAATCCATTTCCCGTCCTGCCATTCGTACGGGTCACCGTAGATGAGAGCGGCGTTGTGAACATCATCTCTTTTTGTGTGTATTCGGATGTGAATTGTTTTTTCGTCGTAAGCGTATGCATAATTATCTTTTGGCCTATGATAGATCGCTTCTTTAAGCATATAGAAAATCCCCCTTTAATATCTCTATACATATAGTTCCCTTAAACGAAATAATAAAGATTATGTTGCAAACGATTGCCTTCCACATAACTTTAATATTGCTTATAAGAGTAGTATTCATTTTATGTAAAGTCAATGAATAAAGAGTATGATAAGATTATTTTGAAAATTAATATTTGCAAAATGAATAAAAGGATGTATAATGATAGACAAATAGCGCAAACGTTTTCATAGATTTAGATATTGTTTGCGCTTCTATTAAACAATCAAATGCAAGCGTTTTCAATTAAAGAGGTACATAGACAATTTAGGGAGGTTTTTGGGATGAAGAAAGCATTATCACTATTAACGATTTCAGCATTGTCAATTGGCATGTTATCTGCATGTGGACCGAAAGATTCAGGAAAAAAAGAGGAAAGTAAAGCGAAGAAAGACTATGATCTTCTCGTTTGGGAAGATGATAAAAAAGGTGTTGGTTTAGAACCAGCAGTGAAAAGCTTTGAGGAAAAATATAAAGTAAAAGTAAAAGTTGTTGAAATGCAAATGACAGATCAAGTGAAAAAGTTACGTCTTGATGGACCAGCGGGGACGGGACCAGATGTTGTAACATTGCCACACGATCAAATCGGAAATGCAGTAACAGAAGGCTTAATTTCTGAAGTAAAAGCAGATGATGCTGTGAAGAGTAAATTTACTGACTTATCAATAAAGGCACAAACATACAACGGGAAATTATATGGTTTACCAAAAGCAATTGAAACACCAATTTTTATTTACAATAAAAAATTAATGCAAAAAGCTCCAGAAACGATGGACGAGCTATTTAACTTCTCAAAAGACTTTACGAAGGATGGCAAGTACGGATTTTTAACATTAGGAGATAACTTCTACTTTGCTAACGCGTTTATGGCAGGTATGGGCGGATATGTATTTGGTGAGAAAGACGGAAAGCCAAATGCAAGTGATGTTGGATTAAATAATAGCGGAGCAGTACAAGGTGCTGAATATCTTCAAAAATGGTACAAAGAAAAGTTATTCCCGAAAGGTATTATCGGTGAATCTGGTGGACCTGCTGCTGACGGATTATTCAATGAAGGAAAAGCAGCATCTATTATGAATGGACCGTGGGCGTTCCAAGCGATGGAAAAGAACGGAATTGATTATGGTGTTGCTCCAATGCCGAAATTACCAAATGGTCAACCGATGAAAACATTTGTTGGGGTAAAAGGATGGCATGTAACAAGCTTCTCTAAACAAAATGATTTAGCTACAAAGTTCACTGAGTGGGTAACAAATGAAGAAAATGCAAAAATTCGATTTGAGAAGACAAAAGAGATTCCTCCAGTAAAATCAGTAATGGAAGATCCAATTATTAAAGATAATGAAGCTGCAAAAGCAGTTGCAACTCAATCAGAAAATGGAATTCCAATGCCGAATATTCCAGAAATGCAAGAAGTATGGAAACCAGCTGGAGACGCTCTTCAGTTAGTTGTTACAGAAAAAGAGGCACCAAAATCCGCGCTTGATAGTGCAGTGAAACAAATTAAAGGAAATATTGAGGCAAATCATAGTAAGAAAAAATAAGGTGAAATTCGTGCCTCTAATAGGAGAGGCACGAATTCTCTCCCTTCCAAGTAGGAAGAAAAAAGGGGGAAGGAACATGCAAACATCTATGGAACCAATGAAAGATATGAATGGTTCGAAACATAGGAAAATGGCGACCATGTTATCTATTATTCCAGGCATGGGCCAAATATATAATAAACAATTTGTAAAAGGTCTTATTTTTCTAGTATTAACAGGTTCATTTATTGTAGCATTTGCTGATTTGTTAAATATGGGATTATGGGGAATTGTAACGCTCGGTACAGAAGTTCCACGTGACCATTCTGTCTTTCTATTAGTAGAAGGGATTTTGGCACTTATCGTCATAGTGTTTGGACTCGGAATATATGGATTTAACTTATATGATGCATACCAAAATGGGAAGAAACGTGATATAGGAACACCATTAAACTCAGTAAAAGAGCAATACCGTAACTTATTAGATCAAGGTTTTCCATATTTAATGGTTTCACCAGGATTTCTATTACTAATCTTTGTAGTTGTATTTCCAATCATTTTTGTAATCTTAATTGGATTTACGAACTATGACTTATATCACTCTCCTCCAGCTAAATTAGTAGATTGGGTGGGCTTTAAAAACTTTATTGATATTTTCACATTACCAATGTGGAGAGAGACATTTTTAAGTGTATTTTCTTGGACTGTCATTTGGACATTTGTTGCAACAACATTACAAGTTGCACTTGGTATTTTCTTAGCGATTATCGTAAATCAGCCTGGTATTAAAGGTAAGGCAATTATTCGAACAATCTTCATTTTACCGTGGGCTGTTCCAGCATTCGTATCTATTCTTGTCTTCTCGGGTATGTTTAATGAAACATTTGGAGCAATTAATAATCAAGTATTAGCTTTATTCGGGATTGAAAAGATTGCTTGGATGACAGATCCGTTTTGGGCGAAGATTGCTTTAATTATGATCCAAACGTGGCTCGGTTTCCCATTCGTATTTGCAATGACAACAGGTATATTGCAATCGATTCCAGGAGAATTATATGAAGCGGCTACAGTAGATGGAGCAACTGCTTGGCAACAGTTCCGCAAAATTACATTGCCACTTGTTTTATACGCAACAGCACCAATTTTAATTACACAATATACGTTTAACTTTAATAACTTTAGTATCATTTATCTATTTAACGGCGGAGGTCCTGCTGTAGCGGGGCAAGATGCAGGTGGAACGGATATTTTAATTTCATGGATTTATAAGTTAACGATGACTTCAGCGCAGTACGGAAAAGCAGCAGCTCTTACAATGATTTTATCGTTAATCGTTATTACAGTTGCGTTATGGCAATTTAAGAGAACAAAATCATTCCAAGAAGAGGATATGATGTAAATGAATATTAAACGACAAAAGATGTTACGTCTTTCATTAAGTTATTTGGTTATCTTCATAATGTGTGCGATTATTTTCTATCCATTACTATGGATTATTGGTTCATCGTTTAATCCAGGAGATAGTTTGTCTGGTTCTAGCATTATTCCAAAAAATGCTACGTTAGATCATTATCGTAAGCTACTTGATCTTGATTCAAGTAATTACTTACTTTGGTATAAAAATACGTTAAAAGTTAGTGTTATGACGATGATTTTTTCGGTGTTAGCAATTAGCTTTACTGCTTATGCATTTTCGAGATATCGTTTTGTCGGAAGAAAAAATGGTTTATTAACATTTTTAATTCTACAAATGATTCCGAACTTTGCAGCGTTAATCGCACTATATGTATTAGCGCAGTTGACAGGATTAATTGATACACATCTTGCATTAATTTTAATTTATGTTGGTGGAGCAATTCCAATGAATACTTGGCTTATGAAAGGGTATTTTGATACGATTCCGAAAGAGTTGGATGAGTCAGCCCGCATGGATGGAGCAGGACACTTCCGTATTTTTTGGCAAATCATTATGCCGCTTGCAAAGCCAATCGTAGCGGTTGTAGCATTATTCACTTTCATCGGTCCATTTACAGATTTCATTTTAGCAAGTATTATTTTACGCACGCCGGAAAATTACACTTTAGCAGTTGGACTCTATGAAATGGTAGCGAAGAAATTTGGTAATGAATTTACGACGTTTGCGGCTGGTTCCGTATTAATTGCAATCCCGATTTCGATTTTATTCTTATCACTACAAAAATACTTTATTTCTGGTTTAACAGCTGGAGGTACGAAAGGATGAGAAATGGGACATTATGTCCCATTTTTCTTTTCATCTCTCTATAAAAAAATTATAGAGAGATGAAAAGAGATTTGACATCGCATATGAAAAGAAGTGAAGTAAATAGTATATTATAGTATAGGAAAAAAGAGCTATATCCCTTACAATACATGGAGAGGGAGAATATGATAAGTTTTGCAAGATAGAATAAATAAATGACAGTTTATGACTTCTCCTATGACTTGCAACGGGTGCAAGATAAAATATATGAAAATGGCAGAGAAGTGAAAGGAGGGGATTTTTATGACAGTTACAATTAAAGATGTGGCGAAGAAGGCGAACGTAGCACCATCAACTGTTTCTCGTGTAATTGCTGATAATCCAAGTATAAGTGAAAAGACAAAGCGCCGTGTTCGAAAAGTAATGAGTGAATTAGGGTATCATCCAAATTTAAATGCAAGAAACCTTGCGAACCAAACGACGAAGACACTTGGTCTTGTTATGCCGAGTTCTGCAAGTAAAGCTTTTCAAAATCCATTTTTCCCAGAAGTTATAAGAGGAATTAGTTCATTTGCACATGTGGAAGGGTATGCGCTTTATATGTCGACTGGTGAAACGGAAGATGAAATTTTTAATGGTGTTGTAAAAATGGTACAAGGGCGTCAAATCGGTGGTATTATTCTTTTATATTCAAGAGAGAACGATCGGATTATTCAATACTTGCATGACCAAAACTTCCCGTTTGTTTTAATTGGAAAACCATATGATCGAAAAGATGAAATTACATATGTAGATAATGACAATTATACAGCTGCAAGAGAAGTAGCGGAATATTTGATTTCATTAGGCCATAAACAAATCGCATTCATCGGCGGTGGATCAGATTTACTTGTAACGAGAGATCGTTTGGCGGGGATGAGTGATGCTTTGAAACTAGCAGATATTCTATTGCCGAAAGAGTATATTTTACACTTTGATTTTTCAAGAGAGAGTGGTCAACAGGCTGTTGAGGAATTAATGGGACTAAAGCAACCACCGACGGCAATTATGGCAACGGATGATTTAATTGGACTTGGCGTGTTAAGTGCGCTTTCTAAAAAAGGATTTGTTGTACCGAAAGATGTTTCGATTGTAAGCTTTAACAATGCTTTATTATCAGAAATTGCTAGTCCACCACTTTCGACAGTTGATGTGAATATTTATCAATTAGGGTATGAAGCGGCAAAAGCTTTAGTTGATAAGGTGGAGCATTCTGAATCTACTTCAAAATGCATTATTATTCCGCATAAATTATTGAAGCGTCAAACTTGTGATCATTATGCAACAAAAAGCTAAGAGTTTAACTCTTAGCTTTTTTCTTTAGAAAGGCTTCTAAACGGTCACAGCCTTCTTTTAAAGTTTCAATACTGTAAGCATAGGAAAGGCGAAGGTAGCCTTCACCGTATTCGGAAAATGCGGTTCCAGGAACAACGGCTAGCCCAGCCTCTTTTACAAGATCAAGTGCAAAATCAAATGATGAAGATGTTAAATGTCCAACATATGGGAATAAATAAAATGCACCTGTTGGCTTCTCAACCGTTAAACCCATTTGAATGAGTCTATTATATACGTAATCACAGCGTTTTTTGTATTGATAGCGCATCATCTTCGGGGCATCTTTAGCAGCTGTTAAAGCTTCGATTGCAGCATACTGAGCGATTGAAGTAGCGCATGTAACATTGTATTGATGAACTTTTAATATGTGTTTTGCTAAATATTCTGGAGCAAATAAAAGTCCGATACGCCAGCCGGTCATAGAATGTGATTTTGATAAGCCGTTAATGACAATCGTCTTATCACGCATTTCTGGGAAATGAGCGATAGATGTGTGTTTTTCTTCATATACAAGTTCACTATAAATTTCATCAGAAAGAACGAAAATATTTTTATCTTTTAAGACAGATACAATATCTTCTAATTCTTCTTTTGATAAGGTAACACCAGTTGGATTAGAAGGATACGGTAAAACGACGCATCTTGTTCGTTCTGTAATTGCATGTTGCAATGCTTCAGCTGTTAAACGAAATCCAGTTTCGCGAACATCTATAAAAATAGGAGTTGCACCACATAGCCGAATAATCGGCTCGTAACCAGGGTA
It encodes:
- the malR gene encoding maltose operon transcriptional repressor MalR gives rise to the protein MTVTIKDVAKKANVAPSTVSRVIADNPSISEKTKRRVRKVMSELGYHPNLNARNLANQTTKTLGLVMPSSASKAFQNPFFPEVIRGISSFAHVEGYALYMSTGETEDEIFNGVVKMVQGRQIGGIILLYSRENDRIIQYLHDQNFPFVLIGKPYDRKDEITYVDNDNYTAAREVAEYLISLGHKQIAFIGGGSDLLVTRDRLAGMSDALKLADILLPKEYILHFDFSRESGQQAVEELMGLKQPPTAIMATDDLIGLGVLSALSKKGFVVPKDVSIVSFNNALLSEIASPPLSTVDVNIYQLGYEAAKALVDKVEHSESTSKCIIIPHKLLKRQTCDHYATKS
- a CDS encoding aminotransferase A; this encodes MEQFINPRVKDIQISGIRQFSNMIQNYDNLISLTIGQPDFPTPSLVKEAAKRAITENYTSYTHNAGLLELRKAACNFVKDNYNLHYSPENETIVTIGASEAIDVAFRTILEPGTEVILPAPIYPGYEPIIRLCGATPIFIDVRETGFRLTAEALQHAITERTRCVVLPYPSNPTGVTLSKEELEDIVSVLKDKNIFVLSDEIYSELVYEEKHTSIAHFPEMRDKTIVINGLSKSHSMTGWRIGLLFAPEYLAKHILKVHQYNVTCATSIAQYAAIEALTAAKDAPKMMRYQYKKRCDYVYNRLIQMGLTVEKPTGAFYLFPYVGHLTSSSFDFALDLVKEAGLAVVPGTAFSEYGEGYLRLSYAYSIETLKEGCDRLEAFLKKKAKS